AAAATGGGACACTGCATGGGCCTGCGGATTGGGTACAGTATGTCGGCACGATATTGCTTTCTAGGAGGTCCCGCTGTTGGACTTGTACTTGATGGAATGTGTTTTGTCGTGCAGGGTGCAGGATCAGGAGAACCAGAAGCGGCAGCTCGGTGAAGAACTGGAGCAGCTCAAGACCCCTCAAGATAGCAGAGAAGCTTCGTGCCAGACACCCGGACCTGAAGAAGAGGTCAGTTGGAGGCGGGGAGATTGCGTTGAGGTTTTTCTGATCCATCTCGTTCTTTTTAAGACCGGGGAAGACCTGGAATGGGATGAGGAATACGCCCTTCAAGATTTCCTGAAAAACGAAATAGCGGGGAGCGGGACGGACGTCGGACAGACGGAAGACGAGAGGTGGACGGTTGTGAACGGATCGGGCGAAGGGGAAGCGAGGAACTCGTCCACTCCTGTGTCGGCCAAACCCAAAGACAGTCAATGTCTTGCAGGTAAgtcaaatattatttttgtcatgTGAAGGTTTAtaaattttttttggagtcagTTAGGGATTAGATCACACATCCGTCTGTAATCCTTGAATTCAAGGACGCTCAGTCAGCCTTGACTCAGTTCGCAGACGTTTGGGAAGCCGGTGTAAGAAGACCCCTGCCTTCTATGGCGGTTCCAGTCCGAGCgctcgtgtatgtgtgtgtgaaggaaaatgtgtgtgtgtcaaaacgTCTTCCTCAAGGTCCTTCTATGGCCAGGTGTGAAGCTGTCTCAGCGAGCAGTAATCCTCTTCATTCCTGTCTTGCATGAGTGGCTGGCAGGCAGagacataagaaaaaaaatttgcGAACAGGCACTAATGCCACTTTGGCCTAAGGGGATGAGATTCGGACTCCTcggcccctccctctctcctcaAATGAGCTTTTATGGAAGAAGGTGGGGTTAGCATTTGGATGGcattcaatttctttttttgtgtgttgcagGAACTCCTGAAGTAAGGGTGAGCCAACCTTGTTTGCAGGTAAAATGATTTTTGGCACCATACACACACCATATTGCAGTTAATGTTcataaaaatccatccattgcATATTTAAATGTCTTCTatttttgaatttaaaaaaaaaaaaaaaatccagatatattttttatttatattttatatttttaatatttttttatttatatattttatattcagaTATAAATTAAGAGTTAATGTTGATACAAATCCGCCTGCAGCCATTCCATTTCAAACATTGTCTTCTATTTCTGAatccgtgtttttttctttttttttttcccctcagaacGAGGCAGCGGTACCGTCGGACGCCCACTCGCAAGCTGTCAGCTCCGAGCACCCAGCGGCGGATGCCCCGTCCCACTCAGAGAGCCACGGTAAGACCGCCGCTCAGctcagataataaaaaaaaaagcagcatagAAAATTGATTGTTGAATAAATATGccgttaatatttatttttcgggggcgggggggggggggggtttttTGCACAGAGACAGAAACCACATCGTCTCAGTCCGTAACGCAGAACCTGAGCACCTCATCTGATCAGGACCCAACTAAGATGCCGACGACAACGGAAAATCCACCAGATGAGGTCACGCCGACAAATGAGAGGTGAAAAATTGATCACCATTTTTCCCCATCATTTCCCTTTGACAAGATCCTGGCCCACATTTGCTAGTCAAAGGCTTTCCTGTCTGTGGGAGGAGTTGCACTGGCCAAATAGTTTCTCCGCTGCCATGCTTTGCATAGCATCAGCCCTGCCGACAACGCCTAAAAATGGAAGCTGTGAATTGATAAAGTTCTTGAAATGGAGTCTTCTGCACACAGCGTCCAGCCGCTCGGCGAGGACCACGAGGGAGGAAGCGAGGAGGCCGAGGTAATATCTCACGAGAAACCTTTCTCAATGTGAAAGGGAAACTGCTTCCTCTATTCTACTTCCTCTGCTCTCATTCCGCCACTTTGCTTTTAGTGTGTTTTGaaattgcttttttgttttttaaaaccgGGCATTATGTACTTTTACGCTATTGCGCAATATCCTGTTGTGTGTGTCAGAACGCTCACCTTACTCCATCGTGCGAATGTTCACACAAGCGGGCGGTCCACCTCCGCCACTTAGCGCCGTGCTAGCGTTGGCGtgtctccacacacacacacacacacacacacacgtagttGCAGAGCTCTCCATTATGTAACAATTCAGCCAAATGCATCTCTTCCACACACAAACGGGAACAGGTTAGCTCCGTTTCTTACTTTGGTAACTTCTTCAGATGCTGAACCGGGACCAGTCCTCACCCAAACCTGCAGGGGACACGTGAGTACCGTCAGAACCTGGCTTCTGTGGTGGATCTGCGGTGTCGACGGCgacgttgtgtttttttttttagttcgaGTCCGCTTCCTGTGTTGGTCGAAGAAGAGGAAAGCAAGCAGGAGGGCAACGCCGTAGTGTTAACCCAACAAGCCGCCATGGCAGGTAGGAAACCCGGGGGACGGTTCTAGCATGTGAGTACTAGTTTTGGCACCCACGTGCGTTTTCCTCAAGGGACAGAACCGCTGGACGGCATCGACCCAACCGCTCAGACTGACCGTCAGCAGGGAAACGCATCGGGGGTGCAGAACGGCCAATCGGAAAGCGGCAAGACGAGTAAATCGGGAGAAAATAAGAAAGAACTTGTAAGATTGAGCCGATCTGCTCTGTGAGGTTAAAATTGTACGACCTAAATGGTTGCTCTGGACCTGAAGGAGTCACAAGAGGCGGACGCCACAGAAGAACCAAAAGCGGAGCAGGCCAAACCCGAAGCCGAGTCGCCGAGCATCTCCGCTCGGACCGACTCGTGCGAAGAGGATAAGCAAAGGTAACACAATATTTACATCTACTAATAATTCGGCTAATTGCTCTTGTTGTCTTTTTCAGCAGCCTGTCAGCCAACGACAAGGAGATTGAGGTGAAGCACATTTTGGAAGAATGAAGAAAATCCCAGCCGTTTaatttttgtctttattttttctcaGTCCGAGTTCCAACGTTTGGCTCTGGGCTTCAAGTGCGACATGTTTACATTAGACAAGAGACTCCGGCTGGAGGAGCGTTCCCGCGATCTGGCCGAGGAGAACGTCCGAAGGGAGGTGTCCAGCTGCCAGGGATTACTTCAGGTCCAAAATTTCGGTGGTGTCCAAACTGCGGCATGAGGGCCATTTGCGGCCCATTTAAcagttcaacatttttttttgttctaggCTCTGACTCCTTTATGTGAAGATGACAACCAATCAATGGAGATCATCAACAGGCTCCAGAAGAACCTGGATATCCTCATCCAGTCCATGACCCGAGTGTCAAGTCGCTCCGAGATGCTCGGAGCCATCCATCAGGTATGTGTGTCGctaaaaaggttttttttggaGTAATCATTGGGGACTTGGCAGGAAAATCGTATCGGTAAGGCGGTGGAAGTGATGATTCAGCACGTGGAGAACTTGCGGCGGGTCTACACCAAGGAGCACGCCGAGTTACTGGAACTGCGGGAAGCGCTCACGCAGAACGAGAGGTCGTTCGGATCGCACTTCGACAGAGGTCAGCTCCGTTGCGTTAGAAACACCCCGGATCACTTTCGCtgacaaccatttttttttccagatgaaTTCCGCGGCAAGAAACCGACAACATCACAATACTACAAGGTGCAAACTCGCCTAATCGCATCCACATATGTGTATAAAGTTGTGTTGACTTCATTTTGGCCCCGCCCCCCTCGCATATAACCACCCAGTCATCAACCCGCCGGGTTAGCATAGCAGCAATTCCTCGCTCTGCTGGAGGCAACATGCACTACGACATGGTGAGGATTTCTTTTAATATCACTCCATTTGATGTTTCCTTTTGTAATTAATGTTCTTCTCCTGCCCACTCCAGACCAAACTACAAGACGGTGCGGAAAGCGAAGCTGAAAGACTCACCAGGAGATCTCCATGGTGAGTGTTCCCGTTCATCTCGATGTGACTAAAGCTATAATTATGTCACTCTGAATTTTTACGTAAAGCCATTAGAGTCACTCGAAATGACTTTCCTCGCGCGACAGAGCCGCGGGAGTTCGGGTTGTTTATAACCTTCCGTATCTATATGTTGGTAATGGTGGTTTCCAGGAATGTGGCGGGAAAGAACATGGCGCGTCCCCCACTTAAACGCTTTGTTAGCTCTGGCGCCTGGGTTGACACTGAAGAATCCTCTGTCATGATGAAGGGGTAAGGAAGGTCTCAGTGTTAGCTGCCGGTTGTGTTCTGAGAGTCCAAATTGAAACGAGCTTGGAACCGGCATCGACGCCGCCATCTTTTATGTTCCGTGTTGCATGTTTGGTGTCGGGGAAGATAtaatttgtgttttgtttttaagcaagaatcacttttttgtgtgtctgctaAATGTCTATTAGCAATAGCATTTTCCCGCTATgaggtttttattttaattgtttttccatTGTTTCATCAATTGTTTTTAGCAATAGCATTTTTCCGCTAATTGTTTTTCCATGTCTTTTAGCAATAGCATTTTTCCGCTATAATTCGAGGGGGTTTCtgcaattgattttcatatgtTTACAATATATTTACCAGATGCACGACTAATTACTAATGACCGGGATGTTTCtggtattttattaaaaaaaaaatgcttttttttttccatgtctatATTAGCAATAGCATTTTTCCACgataattattatatttttgcaATTGATTCTCATATATTTAGAGTATATTTACCAGATGCACGACTAATTACTACTAACCGAGATGTTTCTGGtattttatacaaaaaaaattgacagaTTTTTGAGTCACTATTGGCAAAGCTATTAGCATAAAGTCACTGTTCATGCCCGGTTGGCGCGGCGTGCCCACAGGACGGCGCCCAATAACTCCGACCCCCAGCCAGTCGAGAAGCTGGAAGAAGCCACGCCGGAGAGGAGGAGGTCCAGTCTCAGTGAGCTGGGCAGCAAAATCACCTCGCTCATTCTGCCCCTCAAGACGTTAGTTTGCCTCTACGCCAATTTAAAACAATGGAAGAGTTCATCATTTCGGTTCTTCGGTTGGAAATGATGAAAGTCTTCCATGTTCTTCTGGGCTTTTGCGTTTTCATTTCTGCTCCGATTTGTGTGCCGTCTTGCATGTATCTCAAGTCGTGTCTTCCAAGATCTTCTAATAGTTCTCAAGTCAaccattttcttctgctttccTCCTTTCACGTCCTTCAGAAGTCAGGATGAACTCTTTGTAATGCTGTAAGTGGACGGCATGCGAGTTTATGTGCGTCATTGGCCCGCCTGACTCATCATGAAGTGTTTTAAAGCCAAACCCCGGCGACATTTTCTCCCACTTTTCCCTGCGCTTGATTCTGCTGCCAGCATTTCAAGTACTTCCTgatgagcaatttttttttttccatctttatcATCAAGCTTCTCGACTGCATGCCTTTCTGCCATCTTTCTCATCCCATCATCTCATTTGCTAAACGTCGCTTCTCCCATCCAGTCCAAGCTCCTCATCCAGCCCGGTGTCTTCGGACCAAGGTCTGTCCCAATCTCTGGTCCATAGCCTGACATCCACACGAGCGACGGCGGCTGAGGTAGCCCGAGGCAGCAGGGGGCTCTGGCTTTGGTTAGCCATGGTGCTAATCCTCGTGGGTAGGTTCGCTCataccacaattcagaaaaataggaTATCTACGTGCTAACGGTGTCACCTCGTTAGGTCTCCTGGCCTTGTTGGCCAATCTGGTGATGCAACCGGCAGTAGACGCTGCCCCAGCGGGCACCGGTGACTCCTGGATGGCCATCCAACAGTTGCTCTGGCCTTACACGGGCCTCCGACACAACGGACAGCCCCCGGTTTAGCCCCCCTACCGCCACTTTCGGACCTTATGTTGATGAGGCCTCCCCCCCCGTGCACTTTGGAAGGGTGGTGACTGCACGCGTCAGTATCGGGCCGCTACCCGGAGCCTTAAATTCCCACGTTGTCCGATTTATGTCGTTAGCACACGTCTGAACCGTTCAAGGACCGCTTAATGGTAATTCTATTCATGTCCTTGGCAGAGAACTTTTTAAAGCTGATAAACACTGGTAATAAAAACATTGTAAGTGTTTTTAAAAACTATTTATGACTACTTTTGGAGTGAGTGATATGTGAATTTATTTAACTGTGACAGTCTTCACCaccaaatttattttttgcctGTTTTGCTGTggttgtcattgttttcaacttttatatgttcccaaagatgcttgaaaatttgaatgaataaagtagacaatattataatataatctGTTTTATTCCGTAGGATATTAGCAAAACATTAGCGGTCTGGTGGCGCAGAACAGATTTTGAACGGTGTCCACGAAGATGAAGTGAGTCTCTCGGGTTCGACTAATCCCTTCCGGGGTCATGTTGTCTTGCAGCATATGGATGAAGGTAGAGTGAAACTCGCTTTCGGGATGGTGGTCGGCGGCGGAGAATTCCTCGCTCGTTTCCGTTATCTCCAACTTCTGGAATCTCTTAGCGCCAATCTGGAAGAGATTCCACGAGTCTTCGGGTACTGGATCTATGCCCTGGTGCTCCGAGACCTGAcgtggagaaaaaaataattgcaaaatTACAGAATTTCTGAAGGTTGTTAATACAACTCACTTTTACAACAATATATTGTGGACCACATTGGGCATTCCATTTGCTCCATGAGAAGGTG
This is a stretch of genomic DNA from Syngnathus typhle isolate RoL2023-S1 ecotype Sweden linkage group LG21, RoL_Styp_1.0, whole genome shotgun sequence. It encodes these proteins:
- the lrmp gene encoding inositol 1,4,5-triphosphate receptor associated 2 isoform X1, which produces MAYTIQPTRRHNPVDSICRKLQTIQWRGDREPNTPFRIPKLSSSSYDSPQCGLRRNLEAILKKGVHGRKESPNCAPSQKNMDPAVPSSPANITYSITSVGRSGVKPFKQKYCSTPSTTRETKDSPYFTFTQSGPQSVDSDKPALSRTFTPIRDSVSYELNFSPGSTASSSEAELPYPALVVRKLSLEDGEKTPASESDNMAEVSLICEENLLDTIFHACDTQRRGKVYVSHIVDFLRHTTSRTSEDRGLAELCNMLDPERKDVSIDLDTYHAVMREWIDDCRNNREESSEDGTQVNAARRTINMTSGSLEGFGGDASKAEFETSELVYCLADLQMSNQKLQEEVKKLKQTVEVMEESNQKLADENEVLRNQIRAHQQLIHKEKMLHDEVEEMKAALSCTEEDRALASARSKHVEKENQDLIAKIASIEDENFKVTMEMDKLQKRIAELCDINDDLEVQIHSFDTVITEKESLIQERTRQIEDLKAAVEEYSSITELLRADKSKLENHMQVMHQDLSGSAGVSLSVAYRLNQNASGSLQTELALAQSPLENVCFASPLDETLDKEVLLMMHGPSPDIMALEFKKLLNRLKNDFREDTNTVVSTLKALLSEHTEPSGDIQTSLEAVQVELDATREDWALSLDQLAQYTDSIEKELVKMAGNMRRSRTEILHLSVRVQDQENQKRQLGEELEQLKTPQDSREASCQTPGPEEETGEDLEWDEEYALQDFLKNEIAGSGTDVGQTEDERWTVVNGSGEGEARNSSTPVSAKPKDSQCLAGTPEVRVSQPCLQNEAAVPSDAHSQAVSSEHPAADAPSHSESHETETTSSQSVTQNLSTSSDQDPTKMPTTTENPPDEVTPTNESVQPLGEDHEGGSEEAEMLNRDQSSPKPAGDTSSPLPVLVEEEESKQEGNAVVLTQQAAMAGTEPLDGIDPTAQTDRQQGNASGVQNGQSESGKTSKSGENKKELESQEADATEEPKAEQAKPEAESPSISARTDSCEEDKQSSLSANDKEIESEFQRLALGFKCDMFTLDKRLRLEERSRDLAEENVRREVSSCQGLLQALTPLCEDDNQSMEIINRLQKNLDILIQSMTRVSSRSEMLGAIHQENRIGKAVEVMIQHVENLRRVYTKEHAELLELREALTQNERSFGSHFDRDEFRGKKPTTSQYYKSSTRRVSIAAIPRSAGGNMHYDMTKLQDGAESEAERLTRRSPWNVAGKNMARPPLKRFVSSGAWVDTEESSVMMKGTAPNNSDPQPVEKLEEATPERRRSSLSELGSKITSLILPLKTPSSSSSPVSSDQGLSQSLVHSLTSTRATAAEVARGSRGLWLWLAMVLILVGLLALLANLVMQPAVDAAPAGTGDSWMAIQQLLWPYTGLRHNGQPPV
- the lrmp gene encoding inositol 1,4,5-triphosphate receptor associated 2 isoform X4, with amino-acid sequence MAYTIQPTRRHNPVDSICRKLQTIQWRGDREPNTPFRIPKLSSSSYDSPQCGLRRNLEAILKKGVHGRKESPNCAPSQKNMDPAVPSSPANITYSITSVGRSGVKPFKQKYCSTPSTTRETKDSPYFTFTQSGPQSVDSDKPALSRTFTPIRDSVSYELNFSPGSTASSSEAELPYPALVVRKLSLEDGEKTPASESDNMAEVSLICEENLLDTIFHACDTQRRGKVYVSHIVDFLRHTTSRTSEDRGLAELCNMLDPERKDVSIDLDTYHAVMREWIDDCRNNREESSEDGTQVNAARRTINMTSGSLEGFGGDASKAEFETSELVYCLADLQMSNQKLQEEVKKLKQTVEVMEESNQKLADENEVLRNQIRAHQQLIHKEKMLHDEVEEMKAALSCTEEDRALASARSKHVEKENQDLIAKIASIEDENFKVTMEMDKLQKRIAELCDINDDLEVQIHSFDTVITEKESLIQERTRQIEDLKAAVEEYSSITELLRADKSKLENHMQVMHQDLSGSAGVSLSVAYRLNQNASGSLQTELALAQSPLENVCFASPLDETLDKEVLLMMHGPSPDIMALEFKKLLNRLKNDFREDTNTVVSTLKALLSEHTEPSGDIQTSLEAVQVELDATREDWALSLDQLAQYTDSIEKELVKMAGNMRRSRTEILHLSVRVQDQENQKRQLGEELEQLKTPQDSREASCQTPGPEEETGEDLEWDEEYALQDFLKNEIAGSGTDVGQTEDERWTVVNGSGEGEARNSSTPVSAKPKDSQCLAGTPEVRVSQPCLQNEAAVPSDAHSQAVSSEHPAADAPSHSESHETETTSSQSVTQNLSTSSDQDPTKMPTTTENPPDEVTPTNESVQPLGEDHEGGSEEAEMLNRDQSSPKPAGDTSSPLPVLVEEEESKQEGNAVVLTQQAAMAGTEPLDGIDPTAQTDRQQGNASGVQNGQSESGKTSKSGENKKELESQEADATEEPKAEQAKPEAESPSISARTDSCEEDKQSSLSANDKEIESEFQRLALGFKCDMFTLDKRLRLEERSRDLAEENVRREVSSCQGLLQALTPLCEDDNQSMEIINRLQKNLDILIQSMTRVSSRSEMLGAIHQENRIGKAVEVMIQHVENLRRVYTKEHAELLELREALTQNERSFGSHFDRDEFRGKKPTTSQYYKSSTRRVSIAAIPRSAGGNMHYDMTKLQDGAESEAERLTRRSPWTAPNNSDPQPVEKLEEATPERRRSSLSELGSKITSLILPLKTPSSSSSPVSSDQGLSQSLVHSLTSTRATAAEVARGSRGLWLWLAMVLILVGLLALLANLVMQPAVDAAPAGTGDSWMAIQQLLWPYTGLRHNGQPPV
- the lrmp gene encoding inositol 1,4,5-triphosphate receptor associated 2 isoform X2, yielding MAYTIQPTRRHNPVDSICRKLQTIQWRGDREPNTPFRIPKLSSSSYDSPQCGLRRNLEAILKKGVHGRKESPNCAPSQKNMDPAVPSSPANITYSITSVGRSGVKPFKQKYCSTPSTTRETKDSPYFTFTQSGPQSVDSDKPALSRTFTPIRDSVSYELNFSPGSTASSSEAELPYPALVVRKLSLEDGEKTPASESDNMAEVSLICEENLLDTIFHACDTQRRGKVYVSHIVDFLRHTTSRTSEDRGLAELCNMLDPERKDVSIDLDTYHAVMREWIDDCRNNREESSEDGTQVNAARRTINMTSGSLEGFGGDASKAEFETSELVYCLADLQMSNQKLQEEVKKLKQTVEVMEESNQKLADENEVLRNQIRAHQQLIHKEKMLHDEVEEMKAALSCTEEDRALASARSKHVEKENQDLIAKIASIEDENFKVTMEMDKLQKRIAELCDINDDLEVQIHSFDTVITEKESLIQERTRQIEDLKAAVEEYSSITELLRADKSKLENHMQVMHQDLSGSAGVSLSVAYRLNQNASGSLQTELALAQSPLENVCFASPLDETLDKEVLLMMHGPSPDIMALEFKKLLNRLKNDFREDTNTVVSTLKALLSEHTEPSGDIQTSLEAVQVELDATREDWALSLDQLAQYTDSIEKELVKMAGNMRRSRTEILHLSVRVQDQENQKRQLGEELEQLKTPQDSREASCQTPGPEEETGEDLEWDEEYALQDFLKNEIAGSGTDVGQTEDERWTVVNGSGEGEARNSSTPVSAKPKDSQCLAGTPEVRVSQPCLQNEAAVPSDAHSQAVSSEHPAADAPSHSESHETETTSSQSVTQNLSTSSDQDPTKMPTTTENPPDEVTPTNESVQPLGEDHEGGSEEAEMLNRDQSSPKPAGDTSSPLPVLVEEEESKQEGNAVVLTQQAAMAGTEPLDGIDPTAQTDRQQGNASGVQNGQSESGKTSKSGENKKELESQEADATEEPKAEQAKPEAESPSISARTDSCEEDKQSLSANDKEIESEFQRLALGFKCDMFTLDKRLRLEERSRDLAEENVRREVSSCQGLLQALTPLCEDDNQSMEIINRLQKNLDILIQSMTRVSSRSEMLGAIHQENRIGKAVEVMIQHVENLRRVYTKEHAELLELREALTQNERSFGSHFDRDEFRGKKPTTSQYYKSSTRRVSIAAIPRSAGGNMHYDMTKLQDGAESEAERLTRRSPWNVAGKNMARPPLKRFVSSGAWVDTEESSVMMKGTAPNNSDPQPVEKLEEATPERRRSSLSELGSKITSLILPLKTPSSSSSPVSSDQGLSQSLVHSLTSTRATAAEVARGSRGLWLWLAMVLILVGLLALLANLVMQPAVDAAPAGTGDSWMAIQQLLWPYTGLRHNGQPPV
- the lrmp gene encoding inositol 1,4,5-triphosphate receptor associated 2 isoform X3; the encoded protein is MAYTIQPTRRHNPVDSICRKLQTIQWRGDREPNTPFRIPKLSSSSYDSPQCGLRRNLEAILKKGVHGRKESPNCAPSQKNMDPAVPSSPANITYSITSVGRSGVKPFKQKYCSTPSTTRETKDSPYFTFTQSGPQSVDSDKPALSRTFTPIRDSVSYELNFSPGSTASSSEAELPYPALVVRKLSLEDGEKTPASESDNMAEVSLICEENLLDTIFHACDTQRRGKVYVSHIVDFLRHTTSRTSEDRGLAELCNMLDPERKDVSIDLDTYHAVMREWIDDCRNNREESSEDGTQVNAARRTINMTSGSLEGFGGDASKAEFETSELVYCLADLQMSNQKLQEEVKKLKQTVEVMEESNQKLADENEVLRNQIRAHQQLIHKEKMLHDEVEEMKAALSCTEEDRALASARSKHVEKENQDLIAKIASIEDENFKVTMEMDKLQKRIAELCDINDDLEVQIHSFDTVITEKESLIQERTRQIEDLKAAVEEYSSITELLRADKSKLENHMQVMHQDLSGAGVSLSVAYRLNQNASGSLQTELALAQSPLENVCFASPLDETLDKEVLLMMHGPSPDIMALEFKKLLNRLKNDFREDTNTVVSTLKALLSEHTEPSGDIQTSLEAVQVELDATREDWALSLDQLAQYTDSIEKELVKMAGNMRRSRTEILHLSVRVQDQENQKRQLGEELEQLKTPQDSREASCQTPGPEEETGEDLEWDEEYALQDFLKNEIAGSGTDVGQTEDERWTVVNGSGEGEARNSSTPVSAKPKDSQCLAGTPEVRVSQPCLQNEAAVPSDAHSQAVSSEHPAADAPSHSESHETETTSSQSVTQNLSTSSDQDPTKMPTTTENPPDEVTPTNESVQPLGEDHEGGSEEAEMLNRDQSSPKPAGDTSSPLPVLVEEEESKQEGNAVVLTQQAAMAGTEPLDGIDPTAQTDRQQGNASGVQNGQSESGKTSKSGENKKELESQEADATEEPKAEQAKPEAESPSISARTDSCEEDKQSSLSANDKEIESEFQRLALGFKCDMFTLDKRLRLEERSRDLAEENVRREVSSCQGLLQALTPLCEDDNQSMEIINRLQKNLDILIQSMTRVSSRSEMLGAIHQENRIGKAVEVMIQHVENLRRVYTKEHAELLELREALTQNERSFGSHFDRDEFRGKKPTTSQYYKSSTRRVSIAAIPRSAGGNMHYDMTKLQDGAESEAERLTRRSPWNVAGKNMARPPLKRFVSSGAWVDTEESSVMMKGTAPNNSDPQPVEKLEEATPERRRSSLSELGSKITSLILPLKTPSSSSSPVSSDQGLSQSLVHSLTSTRATAAEVARGSRGLWLWLAMVLILVGLLALLANLVMQPAVDAAPAGTGDSWMAIQQLLWPYTGLRHNGQPPV
- the lrmp gene encoding inositol 1,4,5-triphosphate receptor associated 2 isoform X6, whose translation is MAYTIQPTRRHNPVDSICRKLQTIQWRGDREPNTPFRIPKLSSSSYDSPQCGLRRNLEAILKKGVHGRKESPNCAPSQKNMDPAVPSSPANITYSITSVGRSGVKPFKQKYCSTPSTTRETKDSPYFTFTQSGPQSVDSDKPALSRTFTPIRDSVSYELNFSPGSTASSSEAELPYPALVVRKLSLEDGEKTPASESDNMAEVSLICEENLLDTIFHACDTQRRGKVYVSHIVDFLRHTTSRTSEDRGLAELCNMLDPERKDVSIDLDTYHAVMREWIDDCRNNREESSEDGTQVNAARRTINMTSGSLEGFGGDASKAEFETSELVYCLADLQMSNQKLQEEVKKLKQTVEVMEESNQKLADENEVLRNQIRAHQQLIHKEKMLHDEVEEMKAALSCTEEDRALASARSKHVEKENQDLIAKIASIEDENFKVTMEMDKLQKRIAELCDINDDLEVQIHSFDTVITEKESLIQERTRQIEDLKAAVEEYSSITELLRADKSKLENHMQVMHQDLSGAGVSLSVAYRLNQNASGSLQTELALAQSPLENVCFASPLDETLDKEVLLMMHGPSPDIMALEFKKLLNRLKNDFREDTNTVVSTLKALLSEHTEPSGDIQTSLEAVQVELDATREDWALSLDQLAQYTDSIEKELVKMAGNMRRSRTEILHLSVRVQDQENQKRQLGEELEQLKTPQDSREASCQTPGPEEETGEDLEWDEEYALQDFLKNEIAGSGTDVGQTEDERWTVVNGSGEGEARNSSTPVSAKPKDSQCLAGTPEVRVSQPCLQNEAAVPSDAHSQAVSSEHPAADAPSHSESHETETTSSQSVTQNLSTSSDQDPTKMPTTTENPPDEVTPTNESVQPLGEDHEGGSEEAEMLNRDQSSPKPAGDTSSPLPVLVEEEESKQEGNAVVLTQQAAMAGTEPLDGIDPTAQTDRQQGNASGVQNGQSESGKTSKSGENKKELESQEADATEEPKAEQAKPEAESPSISARTDSCEEDKQSLSANDKEIESEFQRLALGFKCDMFTLDKRLRLEERSRDLAEENVRREVSSCQGLLQALTPLCEDDNQSMEIINRLQKNLDILIQSMTRVSSRSEMLGAIHQENRIGKAVEVMIQHVENLRRVYTKEHAELLELREALTQNERSFGSHFDRDEFRGKKPTTSQYYKSSTRRVSIAAIPRSAGGNMHYDMTKLQDGAESEAERLTRRSPWNVAGKNMARPPLKRFVSSGAWVDTEESSVMMKGTAPNNSDPQPVEKLEEATPERRRSSLSELGSKITSLILPLKTPSSSSSPVSSDQGLSQSLVHSLTSTRATAAEVARGSRGLWLWLAMVLILVGLLALLANLVMQPAVDAAPAGTGDSWMAIQQLLWPYTGLRHNGQPPV
- the lrmp gene encoding inositol 1,4,5-triphosphate receptor associated 2 isoform X5 translates to METPASESDNMAEVSLICEENLLDTIFHACDTQRRGKVYVSHIVDFLRHTTSRTSEDRGLAELCNMLDPERKDVSIDLDTYHAVMREWIDDCRNNREESSEDGTQVNAARRTINMTSGSLEGFGGDASKAEFETSELVYCLADLQMSNQKLQEEVKKLKQTVEVMEESNQKLADENEVLRNQIRAHQQLIHKEKMLHDEVEEMKAALSCTEEDRALASARSKHVEKENQDLIAKIASIEDENFKVTMEMDKLQKRIAELCDINDDLEVQIHSFDTVITEKESLIQERTRQIEDLKAAVEEYSSITELLRADKSKLENHMQVMHQDLSGSAGVSLSVAYRLNQNASGSLQTELALAQSPLENVCFASPLDETLDKEVLLMMHGPSPDIMALEFKKLLNRLKNDFREDTNTVVSTLKALLSEHTEPSGDIQTSLEAVQVELDATREDWALSLDQLAQYTDSIEKELVKMAGNMRRSRTEILHLSVRVQDQENQKRQLGEELEQLKTPQDSREASCQTPGPEEETGEDLEWDEEYALQDFLKNEIAGSGTDVGQTEDERWTVVNGSGEGEARNSSTPVSAKPKDSQCLAGTPEVRVSQPCLQNEAAVPSDAHSQAVSSEHPAADAPSHSESHETETTSSQSVTQNLSTSSDQDPTKMPTTTENPPDEVTPTNESVQPLGEDHEGGSEEAEMLNRDQSSPKPAGDTSSPLPVLVEEEESKQEGNAVVLTQQAAMAGTEPLDGIDPTAQTDRQQGNASGVQNGQSESGKTSKSGENKKELESQEADATEEPKAEQAKPEAESPSISARTDSCEEDKQSSLSANDKEIESEFQRLALGFKCDMFTLDKRLRLEERSRDLAEENVRREVSSCQGLLQALTPLCEDDNQSMEIINRLQKNLDILIQSMTRVSSRSEMLGAIHQENRIGKAVEVMIQHVENLRRVYTKEHAELLELREALTQNERSFGSHFDRDEFRGKKPTTSQYYKSSTRRVSIAAIPRSAGGNMHYDMTKLQDGAESEAERLTRRSPWNVAGKNMARPPLKRFVSSGAWVDTEESSVMMKGTAPNNSDPQPVEKLEEATPERRRSSLSELGSKITSLILPLKTPSSSSSPVSSDQGLSQSLVHSLTSTRATAAEVARGSRGLWLWLAMVLILVGLLALLANLVMQPAVDAAPAGTGDSWMAIQQLLWPYTGLRHNGQPPV